The nucleotide window GGAGGTGACGCACTAATGTGCGGAATTACCGCTTGCATCGGAACCGACGACTCCGTCGATTCGCTGGTCGATGGACTTCGCCGCCTAGAGTACCGTGGCTACGATTCTGCCGGTGTCGCCGTAAAGAACCCCGCCGGTATCTCGCTGACAAAGCGTGTCGGCGAAGTCTCGGAACTCGTGGCAGCCGTCGAACAGAACCCGATTTCCGGCGACTACGGTATCGGACACACGCGTTGGGCGACCCACGGCGGCGTCACCGACGACAATGCACACCCCCACACCGACGAGGCGGAGCGCATCGCCGTCGTCCACAACGGTATTATCTCGAACTTCCAGTCGCTTCGAAGCGAGTTGGAAGCACGAGGACACACCTTCAGCAGCGAGACCGACACCGAGGTCGTCCCACATCTCATCGAGGAGAACCTGCGAGACGGCGCGACACCAGAGGAAGCCTTCCGCGCTGCGGTTGGCAGCCTCTCGGGAAGCTATGCGCTCGCGGCAATCATCGAAGACGAGCAGGCGATTTTCGCGACGCGGTCCGGTTCGCCGCTCGTCCTCGGCGTCGGCGACGGTGAGTACTATCTCGCAAGCGACGTGCCAGCGTTCATCCAGCACACGGAGCGCGTCGTCTATCTCCACGATGGCGACTTCGTCGTTGTCACTCCCGATGGGTACGACATCACCGACTCTGCCGGTCGGGCAGTCGACCGCCCGGTCGAGTACGTCGAATGGGACCCGGAGACGGCGACGAAGGGTGGCTACGAACACTACATGTACAAGGAAATTAACGAGCAACCCGGCGCGCTCCGCCGCACCACACAGGGGCGGTTGAACACGCACACAGGCGGTGTCGAACTCGAAGAGTTCTCTCCGGAATTCTTCGCCGATGTCGAGCAGGTTCACCTCATCGCGATGGGCACGTCCCACCACGCCGGGATGTACGCGGCGTCGCTCCTCAATTCGCGCGGTATCCCCGCACACGCGTTCATGTCGGGGGAATACTCCGTCATCAAACCGCCGGTGACGGACGACACGCTGGTTATCGCGGTCAGTCAGTCGGGTGAGACGGCGGACACCCTCGATGCCGTCCGCCGTGCGCGCGCGGCGGGTGCGCGAACGCTCGCAGTCACCAACGTCGTCGGGTCCTCGATAACCCGCGAGTGCGATGACGAGTTGCTCATCCGCGCCGGTCCGGAAATCGGCGTCGCGGCGACCAAGACGTTCTCTTCACAGGTAACGGCGCTCACGCTTCTCACCGAGCGTATCGTCGAGGATTTGTTGGGTACGAAATCCAGCGATGCGCGCAACTTGATGGAGGCTCTGTCTCGACTCCCCGGTGACGTACAGGAGGTACTCGATACCTCCACCGCCAGAGAAATCGCAATCGAATACGAGGGCAGCGACGCGTACTTCTTCATTGGACGGGGAGTCGCCCACCCGGTTGCGCTGGAAGGGGCGCTGAAGTTCAAAGAAATCTCGTACGAACACGCGGAGGGATTCGCGGCATCGGAACTCAAACACGGCCCGCTCGCGTTAGTCACGCCGCTCTCGCCGGTGTTCGCTATCTTCACCGGCCACGAGGACGAGGCGACGCTGAGCAACGTCAAGGAGGTTCAGGCGCGCGGTGCGCCCGTCATCGCTGTTACGAGTGACCAGTCCGGAGAGGTACCCGAGTTCGCCGACCACGTGCTCTCGATTCCCGAAACGCACCCCGATATCGCGGGCGTCCTCGCGAACGTACAACTCCAACTCGTAGCGTACCATTCGGCGAAGCTACTCGAACGGTCGATAGACAAGCCTCGTAACCTCGCGAAGTGCGTCACCGTCGAGTGACGTGTGCGCGGCGGAACGAGAGCAGCTTGTGATTATTTCGTCATACTTATCGACAATTTTCCATCTTTTGATTCGGTTGGCGCTCACTAACACGGGGGAGCCTGCCGATTTCGACGGTCGGGTGATTTACATCCCAATCATAGAAATTCTGGATATACGATATTAATACCTAGACTGTAGGCACCGATTACATATCCCTTGGCCACGTCTGATACTATGCGATGACTCGACGCGACCTCGTGGACGATGTTCTCACATCGTCTGACGAGCCAGACGGTCCACTGACGGACGGGGCCGAAGACACCACCCAGCAATCGGGTACCGACGTTCCACCAGAGGCGTCGGACGACGAACTTCTCGATGCGCTCGGAGACGATGTTTCTCGGGACGTACTCGTGTCGTGTAATCGTGCCCCGATGACCGCCGAAGAGCTTGCAGAGAACTGTGACGTCTCCGAGTCAACGATTTATCGCCGACTGGAGTCGCTTTCGAACCTCGGACTCATCGAGCGCACACAGCGTGTCGACGCTCCGAGTAAAACGTGCTACGAGACAGTCATCGATGGGTTGTCGATTCACGTCGGCGACAGCCTCCGGGTCGAACCGGGGTCGAGTAACTACGTCGTCGACGCGATGCGAACGCTCCTCGCGGCGATAGATGTACAGCAACTCGCGTACGACCGCGAGCAAAACTGCGTCGACGCTCGATTCGAACTGGAGCCGCATCTCCTCGATGCGTTGGTCGAACTGTACATTAGAGACTCCCCCTCACGCGACCAGTGACAGGTGGTGTCCGTCGCCCGACTACGTTCTGTTCTTTGTACCTCCGCCGTGCCGACCCCCGACTATTCTCGCCACGACTCGTCGACTTCACCGAGGACGAGACTCAGTGCTTCCTCGGCGCACCCACTAGCGATTAGGTCCCACGCCGTCTCGGCAGTGACCGGGTCGATGAACTGGGATGCCTCGAGTCCGGCGACGATGCTGGGGACCTCGCGGGCGAACCAGGTATCGACTCCCTCGTCATTGACGCTTTCATCGACCTCGTCGGTGTTGGCTTCCCTGTCCCTAACGCTCTCGTCTACCCGTTTGGTGTTGACTCCCCCGTCGCTGATTTTCTCACCTACCCGTTCGATGTGGATTTTCTCGTCGCTGATCTCCGTATCTACTCCTTTGGCGTTGACCCTCCCATCGCTGACTCCCTCATCGTTGACTCCCTCATCGCTGACTCCCTCGCCGACCCGCTCTGTATACTGCCGGAGTCGGTCGTAGTCGGAAATCATACCCGTGGTACGGCCCGAACGCTCATAGTTAAGAATCAGCGTTCTGGGGTAACGCCGTCCTTACAAACAGGAAGACAACTCGATTCTGGATTTCAGCTCCTATTATCGAGTCTGATGGCGCTGGTGAGTTCGAGCGGATACGATGGCGTTTCGCCCCGAACGACAACCCTACTGATTCGGACCCGTCCAGAAATACTACCGTACTGTACTCACGTACTACGTACTGTATTCACGTCGACTTTTGTCATCCTGTACTGACGGGTGTTGCCACGATAGTACTGCTCCACAGCTCTTGTGACAGAATCAATCTGGATAACTGGGCGAGAATACTTAGGAGCCGTCGGGCGAAATCGGGTCGTATGGTAGACGGAATCCTCCTCGACCCCTCACAACTGAAAGGGAAAGTCAAGGGTGGCCGCGCCGGGGCCGAGATTGCCGGTATGACCTACATCGGATACGAAATCGCGGTCACTTCACACAGTATCCACGTCTATGGAGACAACTGTAACGCCGACATCCAAGACGAGGAGTATCGCTATCTCGTCCTTCCGTTCGACTCGGTTCGGGCTATCGAGATGAAAGACCTGTCCGACCGTGGCCGGTGCATCGTGGTATACGGACTCGATGACGACCTTATCTTCTACTCGGAGAACCAAAAGAGCCTCTCGAAGAATCTCAAACGTGTGTTTCTCCTGCTTTCGAAATTGCTCGCCTGATATCTCGGATGCTCGTATTTCGGATGCTAACGAGATGCTTTGACGGTAGTTTGCCATCATGGAGCGGTTTAATGCCGATTTACACTCACGAAATACCCTCGTCTCAGGTAACATTCCAAAAGCTGGTGTCCTACCCAAACTGCTAAAGTCGATGGGCTTCCACAACAGCGTATGCCCACTGATACGAACACTGACGACGCGCCGTGTCCCATCATCGACTCCATCAAGCAAATCGGGTCACAGTGGCGTCTGATCGTCCTCTACGACCTTCGGGAGGATGAAAAGCGATTCAACGAACTGAAGCGTTCCACCGGTGCCAGTTCGCGGACGCTCTCTCGCGTTCTCGACGACCTCCAAGAGACCGGCTTCGTCAACCGCCGTCTGGAGGAAGACGCTCCGGTCGCGACGTACTACTCGCTTACCGACAAGGGCGTCTCGCTTTGTCCGGTGTTCGACGAGATAGAACAGTGGGCGGCCGAGTGGCTCGAAACCGACGAACAGCCCGCAGAACCCGAGGCTGCCGAGTCGGCTGCCTAACGGGCGCAATTCTCGCAGAACCTCAGACTTCGACGTCCGACTGTCGCGTTCCAGCCTTAGACTTCCAGCGCCTCGGTATCAGCCGTATCGAAGATTGTTTCGTGAACGTCCGCGATAGTGACCGAGTCGAGTTCGTCGAGCATCGCTTGAATCGCGGGTTCGAGCAGTTCACCGAGGACCGGTTGGATGTACTCGCCAACCGTGCATTCGTCGTTTGGTTCGTTTGTGTGGAAACAGAACGGTTCACCGTCTTCCACCGCCTCGTAGATATTTCGTAGCGTGATTTCCTCGGGGTCACGTGCGAGCGTGAATCCTCCCGTTGGACCGCGCTTGGAATCGACGAGATTCGCCTCTCGAAGCGAGCAAAGGAGCTGTCGGATAACGACCGGGTTCGTGTTGACGCTCCAGGCGAGACGGTCGGAAGACAGCCGTTCGTCGCTCCG belongs to Haloferax mediterranei ATCC 33500 and includes:
- the glmS gene encoding glutamine--fructose-6-phosphate transaminase (isomerizing) codes for the protein MCGITACIGTDDSVDSLVDGLRRLEYRGYDSAGVAVKNPAGISLTKRVGEVSELVAAVEQNPISGDYGIGHTRWATHGGVTDDNAHPHTDEAERIAVVHNGIISNFQSLRSELEARGHTFSSETDTEVVPHLIEENLRDGATPEEAFRAAVGSLSGSYALAAIIEDEQAIFATRSGSPLVLGVGDGEYYLASDVPAFIQHTERVVYLHDGDFVVVTPDGYDITDSAGRAVDRPVEYVEWDPETATKGGYEHYMYKEINEQPGALRRTTQGRLNTHTGGVELEEFSPEFFADVEQVHLIAMGTSHHAGMYAASLLNSRGIPAHAFMSGEYSVIKPPVTDDTLVIAVSQSGETADTLDAVRRARAAGARTLAVTNVVGSSITRECDDELLIRAGPEIGVAATKTFSSQVTALTLLTERIVEDLLGTKSSDARNLMEALSRLPGDVQEVLDTSTAREIAIEYEGSDAYFFIGRGVAHPVALEGALKFKEISYEHAEGFAASELKHGPLALVTPLSPVFAIFTGHEDEATLSNVKEVQARGAPVIAVTSDQSGEVPEFADHVLSIPETHPDIAGVLANVQLQLVAYHSAKLLERSIDKPRNLAKCVTVE
- a CDS encoding ArsR/SmtB family transcription factor, with amino-acid sequence MTRRDLVDDVLTSSDEPDGPLTDGAEDTTQQSGTDVPPEASDDELLDALGDDVSRDVLVSCNRAPMTAEELAENCDVSESTIYRRLESLSNLGLIERTQRVDAPSKTCYETVIDGLSIHVGDSLRVEPGSSNYVVDAMRTLLAAIDVQQLAYDREQNCVDARFELEPHLLDALVELYIRDSPSRDQ
- a CDS encoding winged helix-turn-helix transcriptional regulator, with the protein product MPTDTNTDDAPCPIIDSIKQIGSQWRLIVLYDLREDEKRFNELKRSTGASSRTLSRVLDDLQETGFVNRRLEEDAPVATYYSLTDKGVSLCPVFDEIEQWAAEWLETDEQPAEPEAAESAA
- a CDS encoding Rrf2 family transcriptional regulator, which codes for MSNSSRFVVATHVLTNLAVRSDERLSSDRLAWSVNTNPVVIRQLLCSLREANLVDSKRGPTGGFTLARDPEEITLRNIYEAVEDGEPFCFHTNEPNDECTVGEYIQPVLGELLEPAIQAMLDELDSVTIADVHETIFDTADTEALEV